A section of the Streptomyces sp. SCL15-4 genome encodes:
- a CDS encoding lysophospholipid acyltransferase family protein, whose translation MSGWLPTAPCTPGACVEPVRAAASVPRAVLRLAAVAALVLAGIALSPLGRGLPRSRGRIPAEWVRRWCRLIVRAAGVRVRITGAVPPDGGLLLVANHVSWLDIPLLTAVRPARMLAKAEVRRWPVAGALTARGGALFIERDRLRALPGTVARIAGTLRAGGAVTAFPEGSTWCGRAQGRFRRAVFQAALDAGVPVQPVGLRYRRHDGGPGTAAAFVGEDTLTASLWRVARTRGLVAEVEIRPLIRPGTHSDRRSLARAAQPAASEPAWTHEALVAGAQVRPPGHGTRASRPVLRA comes from the coding sequence ATGAGCGGCTGGCTGCCCACCGCGCCGTGCACCCCGGGCGCCTGTGTGGAACCCGTGCGGGCCGCCGCGTCCGTCCCGCGGGCCGTGCTGCGGCTGGCCGCGGTCGCGGCCCTGGTGCTCGCCGGGATCGCGCTGTCCCCGCTCGGCCGGGGTCTGCCCCGCTCGCGGGGCAGGATCCCCGCCGAGTGGGTCCGGCGGTGGTGCCGGCTGATCGTGCGGGCCGCCGGGGTGCGGGTCCGGATCACCGGCGCCGTTCCGCCGGACGGCGGGCTGCTGCTGGTCGCCAACCATGTCTCCTGGCTGGACATCCCGCTGCTCACCGCCGTACGCCCGGCCAGGATGCTCGCCAAGGCCGAGGTCCGGCGCTGGCCCGTGGCGGGCGCGCTCACCGCGCGCGGCGGGGCCCTGTTCATCGAACGGGACCGGCTGCGCGCCCTGCCCGGCACGGTGGCCCGGATCGCCGGCACCCTGCGCGCCGGCGGGGCGGTGACCGCCTTTCCCGAGGGCAGCACCTGGTGCGGGCGCGCCCAGGGCCGCTTCCGCCGCGCCGTCTTCCAGGCCGCGCTCGACGCGGGCGTGCCGGTCCAGCCGGTCGGCCTGCGCTACCGGCGGCACGACGGCGGTCCCGGCACCGCGGCGGCCTTCGTCGGCGAGGACACCCTGACGGCCTCGCTGTGGCGGGTGGCCCGGACCCGCGGCCTGGTCGCCGAGGTGGAGATACGGCCGCTGATCCGGCCGGGCACCCACTCCGACCGCCGTAGCCTGGCCCGCGCGGCCCAGCCGGCCGCGTCCGAGCCCGCCTGGACCCACGAGGCCCTGGTCGCCGGCGCCCAGGTCCGCCCGCCCGGCCACGGCACCCGGGCGAGCCGTCCGGTCCTCAGGGCCTGA
- a CDS encoding excinuclease ABC subunit UvrA: MHIPHDPFVRVRGAREHNLKSVDVDIPRDVLAVFTGVSGSGKSSLAFGTVYAEAQRRYFESVAPYARRLIHQVGAPKVAEITGLPPAVSLQQRRSSPTSRSSVGTVTNLSNSLRMLFSRAGSYPPGAGRLDSDAFSPNTAAGACPRCHGLGQVHETAEELLVPDPSLSIREGAIAAWPGAWQGKNLRDILDTLGYDVDRPWRELPAEQRDWILFTDEQPVVTVHPVRDADRIQRPYQGTYTSARRYVLKTFSDTKSATLRAKAERFLTSTPCPACGGSRLRPEALAVTYDGRTIAELAALPLTGLADLPDGGDETARVLTADLKSRIAPVVELGLGYLSLDRAAPTLSAGELQRLRLATQLRSGLFGVVYVLDEPSAGLHPADTEALLTVLDRLKAAGNSVFVVEHHLDVVRGADWVVDVGPGAGEHGGRVLYSGPPAELASVAGSATAVHLFDEAPGPAREVREPRGWLAVGPVTRHNLRAVTARFPLGVFTAVTGVSGSGKSTLVGELTQELPGVGRLVRVDQKPIGRTPRSNLATYTGLFDVVRKVFAGTEEARARGYGVGRFSFNVPGGRCETCQGEGFVSVELLFLPSTYAPCPDCAGARYRPETLRVSYRGRNIAEVLDLTVEAAAEFFAGTPGAARSLGALLDVGLGYLKLGQPATELSGGEAQRIKLASELQRGRRGHTLYLLDEPTTGLHPADVEVLTDRLHGLVDAGHTVVVVEHDMTVVAGADWVIDLGPGGGDRGGRIVAEGPPDRVARTEGGATAPYLARVMP, encoded by the coding sequence ATGCACATCCCCCACGACCCCTTCGTCCGCGTCCGCGGCGCCCGCGAGCACAACCTCAAGAGCGTGGACGTGGACATCCCCCGGGACGTACTGGCCGTGTTCACCGGGGTCTCCGGCTCGGGCAAGTCCTCCCTGGCGTTCGGCACCGTCTACGCCGAGGCCCAGCGGCGGTACTTCGAGTCGGTCGCGCCGTACGCGCGCCGGCTGATCCACCAGGTCGGCGCGCCGAAGGTCGCCGAGATCACCGGGCTGCCCCCGGCGGTCTCGCTCCAGCAGCGCCGCTCGTCCCCCACCTCCCGCTCCTCGGTGGGCACGGTCACCAATCTCTCCAACTCTCTGCGGATGCTGTTCTCGCGGGCCGGCAGCTATCCGCCCGGCGCCGGGCGGCTCGACTCGGACGCCTTCTCGCCGAACACGGCGGCCGGTGCCTGTCCGCGCTGCCACGGCCTCGGGCAGGTGCACGAGACGGCCGAGGAACTCCTGGTCCCGGACCCCTCGCTGTCCATCCGCGAGGGCGCGATCGCGGCGTGGCCGGGCGCCTGGCAGGGCAAGAACCTGCGGGACATCCTGGACACGCTCGGCTACGACGTGGACCGGCCCTGGCGCGAGCTGCCCGCCGAGCAGCGCGACTGGATCCTGTTCACCGACGAGCAGCCGGTGGTCACCGTCCACCCGGTGCGGGACGCCGACCGCATCCAGCGGCCCTACCAGGGCACCTACACGAGCGCCCGCCGGTATGTGCTCAAGACGTTCTCCGACACGAAGTCGGCCACGCTGCGGGCCAAGGCCGAGCGGTTCCTGACCAGCACCCCGTGCCCGGCCTGCGGCGGCAGCCGGCTGCGGCCCGAGGCGCTCGCGGTGACCTACGACGGCCGGACCATCGCCGAGCTGGCGGCGCTGCCGCTGACCGGCCTCGCGGACCTGCCGGACGGCGGCGACGAGACGGCGAGGGTCCTCACGGCCGACCTGAAGTCCCGGATCGCGCCGGTCGTCGAACTGGGCCTCGGCTACCTCAGCCTGGACCGGGCCGCGCCCACGCTCTCCGCGGGCGAGCTGCAACGGCTGCGGCTGGCCACCCAGTTGCGGTCCGGGCTGTTCGGCGTGGTGTACGTGCTGGACGAGCCGTCCGCCGGACTGCACCCGGCGGACACCGAGGCGCTGCTCACCGTCCTGGACCGGCTGAAGGCGGCCGGGAACTCGGTGTTCGTGGTGGAACACCATCTGGACGTGGTGCGCGGCGCCGACTGGGTGGTGGACGTGGGTCCCGGTGCGGGCGAGCACGGCGGGCGGGTGCTGTACAGCGGGCCGCCGGCCGAACTGGCCTCGGTGGCCGGGTCGGCGACGGCCGTCCATCTCTTCGACGAGGCGCCCGGTCCGGCGCGCGAGGTCCGCGAGCCGCGCGGCTGGCTGGCGGTGGGCCCGGTGACCCGGCACAATCTGCGCGCGGTGACGGCCCGGTTCCCGCTCGGCGTGTTCACCGCGGTCACCGGTGTCTCCGGTTCCGGGAAGTCCACGCTCGTCGGGGAGCTGACGCAGGAGCTGCCGGGGGTGGGTCGGCTGGTCCGGGTCGACCAGAAGCCCATCGGGCGCACCCCGCGCTCCAACCTGGCCACGTACACGGGCCTGTTCGACGTGGTCCGCAAGGTGTTCGCGGGCACCGAGGAGGCGCGGGCGCGCGGATACGGCGTCGGGCGGTTCTCCTTCAACGTGCCCGGAGGGCGCTGCGAGACCTGCCAGGGCGAGGGGTTCGTCAGCGTGGAGCTGCTGTTCCTGCCGAGCACCTACGCGCCCTGCCCGGACTGCGCGGGCGCCCGCTACCGTCCCGAGACGCTCCGGGTGTCGTATCGCGGCCGGAACATCGCCGAGGTGCTGGACCTGACGGTGGAGGCCGCGGCGGAGTTCTTCGCGGGCACCCCGGGCGCCGCCCGGAGCCTGGGCGCCCTCCTCGACGTGGGCCTCGGGTATCTGAAGCTCGGTCAGCCCGCGACCGAGCTGTCCGGCGGCGAGGCGCAGCGGATCAAGCTGGCGAGCGAACTCCAGCGCGGGCGCCGGGGCCACACCCTGTATCTGCTGGACGAACCGACGACCGGTCTGCACCCGGCCGACGTGGAGGTGCTGACGGACCGGCTGCACGGGCTGGTCGACGCCGGGCACACGGTCGTCGTGGTGGAGCACGACATGACGGTGGTCGCGGGCGCCGACTGGGTGATCGACCTCGGTCCGGGCGGCGGCGACCGCGGCGGCCGCATCGTGGCGGAGGGCCCGCCGGACCGGGTGGCCCGGACGGAGGGCGGCGCGACGGCGCCTTATCTCGCGCGGGTCATGCCCTGA